One genomic window of Manihot esculenta cultivar AM560-2 chromosome 16, M.esculenta_v8, whole genome shotgun sequence includes the following:
- the LOC110604246 gene encoding protein NDL2 isoform X4, translating into MHSPLRERGEAQRERKRKMVGSSDFVSVDMETLSLGGKIYPAFKDYSFVLKHVLCSSITFAYTILVLLDMRLGAVMCMGVTAGAYILTLFAMKYRQRVLGLILISPLCQAPSWTEWLCNKVICNLLYYYGMCGVVKEFLLKRYFSKQEARGSAQVPESDIVQLLDERQSLNVSRFLEALNGRPDISEGLRKLHCRSLIFVGENSPFHSEALHMTSKLDRRYSALVEVQACGSMVTEEQPRAMLIPMEYFLMGYGMYKPPKLSVSPRSPLSPLCISAELLSPESMGLKLKPIKTRIHVDV; encoded by the exons ATGCATTCTCCattgagagagagaggagaagcacaaagagagagaaagaggaaAATGGTAGGTTCAAGCGATTTCGTCTCCGTTGACATGGAGACTCTCTCTCTCGGTGGAAAG ATATATCCTGCTTTCAAGGATTATTCTTTTGTCCTGAAGCATGTTCTTTGCTCCTCCATAACTTTTGCATATACCATATTAGTCCTCCTGGACATGAG ACTTGGGGCAGTTATGTGTATGGGTGTCACTGCTGGAGCTTACATTCTAACACTATTTGCT ATGAAATATAGGCAGCGTGTTCTTGGTTTGATACTTATTTCTCCCTTGTGCCAAGCACCCTCATGGACAGAATGGTTGTGCAATAAG GTAATCTGTAACTTACTATACTACTATGGCATGTGTGGAGTGGTGAAAGAGTTCTTGCTTAAGCGGTATTTCAGCAAG CAGGAAGCTCGTGGTAGTGCTCAAGTACCAGAATCAGATATTGTCCAG CTGCTGGATGAAAGGCAGAGTTTGAATGTTTCGCGGTTCCTTGAAGCTTTAAATGG GAGACCAGACATTAGTGAAGGACTGAGAAAGCTACATTGTCGCTCCCTGATATTTGTTGGGGAGAACTCTCCATTTCACTCTGAGGCCCTTCACATGACATCAAAATTAGATAGAAGATACAGTGCCTTAGTCGAG GTTCAGGCATGTGGATCCATGGTGACAGAGGAGCAGCCCCGTGCCATGTTAATACCTATGGAGTACTTTCTAATGGGATACGGTATGTACAAACCACCTAAATTAAGTGTGAGCCCAAGAAGTCCTTTGAGTCCATTGTGCATTTCCGCTGAGCTCCTATCACCAGAAAGCATGGGCTTGAAGTTGAAACCAATAAAAACACGAATACATGTGGACGTTTGA
- the LOC110604246 gene encoding protein NDL2 isoform X1, with the protein MHSPLRERGEAQRERKRKMVGSSDFVSVDMETLSLGGKEFPIKTSLGCISVSVYGDQDKPALITYPDLALNHISCFQGLFFCPEACSLLLHNFCIYHISPPGHELGAATSSPDDPVLTVDDLADQIAEILNYFGLGAVMCMGVTAGAYILTLFAMKYRQRVLGLILISPLCQAPSWTEWLCNKVICNLLYYYGMCGVVKEFLLKRYFSKQEARGSAQVPESDIVQLLDERQSLNVSRFLEALNGRPDISEGLRKLHCRSLIFVGENSPFHSEALHMTSKLDRRYSALVEVQACGSMVTEEQPRAMLIPMEYFLMGYGMYKPPKLSVSPRSPLSPLCISAELLSPESMGLKLKPIKTRIHVDV; encoded by the exons ATGCATTCTCCattgagagagagaggagaagcacaaagagagagaaagaggaaAATGGTAGGTTCAAGCGATTTCGTCTCCGTTGACATGGAGACTCTCTCTCTCGGTGGAAAG GAGTTCCCTATAAAAACTTCCCTTGGTTGTATATCTGTCTCTGTATATGGAGACCAGGACAAGCCAGCACTCATTACTTATCCTGATTTAGCTCTAAATC ATATATCCTGCTTTCAAGGATTATTCTTTTGTCCTGAAGCATGTTCTTTGCTCCTCCATAACTTTTGCATATACCATATTAGTCCTCCTGGACATGAG TTAGGAGCTGCCACAAGTAGCCCTGATGATCCTGTTCTTACTGTTGATGATTTGGCAGACCAAATTGCTGAGATTCTCAACTATTTTGG ACTTGGGGCAGTTATGTGTATGGGTGTCACTGCTGGAGCTTACATTCTAACACTATTTGCT ATGAAATATAGGCAGCGTGTTCTTGGTTTGATACTTATTTCTCCCTTGTGCCAAGCACCCTCATGGACAGAATGGTTGTGCAATAAG GTAATCTGTAACTTACTATACTACTATGGCATGTGTGGAGTGGTGAAAGAGTTCTTGCTTAAGCGGTATTTCAGCAAG CAGGAAGCTCGTGGTAGTGCTCAAGTACCAGAATCAGATATTGTCCAG CTGCTGGATGAAAGGCAGAGTTTGAATGTTTCGCGGTTCCTTGAAGCTTTAAATGG GAGACCAGACATTAGTGAAGGACTGAGAAAGCTACATTGTCGCTCCCTGATATTTGTTGGGGAGAACTCTCCATTTCACTCTGAGGCCCTTCACATGACATCAAAATTAGATAGAAGATACAGTGCCTTAGTCGAG GTTCAGGCATGTGGATCCATGGTGACAGAGGAGCAGCCCCGTGCCATGTTAATACCTATGGAGTACTTTCTAATGGGATACGGTATGTACAAACCACCTAAATTAAGTGTGAGCCCAAGAAGTCCTTTGAGTCCATTGTGCATTTCCGCTGAGCTCCTATCACCAGAAAGCATGGGCTTGAAGTTGAAACCAATAAAAACACGAATACATGTGGACGTTTGA
- the LOC110603374 gene encoding homeobox protein ATH1: protein MFCANMMENRLFSVPIDVGGRNSTVMEGIGSQITPSSFVQFDSFDLNNQNQTLDGYSVIPTLRGAPISDLHADNRAAAVVVSEAFTRGTEFQQEFVGGTPISGPALATLVSSRSGFQETLTNLAISESSMYPLEVLRTYVSDDFSNGLNSSFASSVNYGCNEVFVHMNAKEDINRFPAPVELAGKAPLRTGFQSYSSMGNLEANNWISTNSVNLSADDPYRSSHFSNELSLSLASSQPSAIHGSHVPDQCSEISCSGVTRHCLKETPCSEQTSSSCKELSLSCGSYRAGQFSQVISGSRYLHVIQEILAQIASYSLENLDQMSFSSAGFKIGADIPSGSSYPKEGRMCLMGPDGSPNVDSGFEVRLDPALQKRALEAKKTQLLSLLQVVDDRYNQCLDEIHTVVSAFHAATELDPRIHTRFALQTISFLYKSLRERISNQILAMGAHFDSGGARETEGSLETSYLHKQWTLQQLKKKDHQLWRPQRGLPERSVSVLRAWMFQNFLHPYPKDAEKHLLAVKSGLTRSQVSNWFINARVRLWKPMIEEMYAEMNRRKARQDEEGTNSNHRNHMISINNLRFNVNQS, encoded by the exons ATGTTTTGTGCCAATATGATGGAGAATCGTTTGTTTAGTGTTCCTATAGATGTGGGTGGCCGGAATTCCACTGTAATGGAAGGAATTGGATCACAGATAACACCAAGCTCATTTGTCCAGTTTGATTCATTTGATCTCAACAACCAAAACCAGACATTGGATGGATACTCAGTGATTCCTACATTGCGAGGAGCTCCTATCAGTGATCTCCATGCAGATAATCGAGCTGCTGCAGTTGTTGTTTCTGAGGCTTTCACGAGAGGCACTGAGTTTCAACAAGAGTTTGTGGGTGGAACTCCCATTTCTGGTCCTGCACTTGCTACTCTTGTATCTTCAAGAAGTGGATTTCAAGAAACTCTCACCAACTTAGCAATTTCAGAATCTTCAATGTATCCATTGGAGGTTTTAAGAACTTATGTTTCTGATGACTTCTCTAATGGTTTAAACTCTTCATTTGCTTCCTCTGTGAATTATGGCTGCAACGAAGTATTTGTTCATATGAATGCTAAGGAGGACATTAACCGATTTCCAGCTCCTGTAGAGCTTGCTGGAAAAGCTCCTTTAAGAACTGGGTTTCAATCCTATTCATCCATGGGAAACCTGGAAGCAAATAACTGGATATCTACAAATAGTGTGAATCTAAGTGCCGatgatccttacagatcgagtCATTTTAGCAATGAGCTATCTTTAAGTCTAGCTTCATCTCAGCCTTCTGCCATACATGGGTCTCACGTTCCAGATCAGTGCTCAGAGATAAGTTGTTCTGGTGTTACACGCCATTGCTTGAAAGAAACACCATGCTCAGAACAAACTTCTTCAAGCTGTAAGGAACTTTCTCTGAGTTGTGGTTCTTACAGGGCTGGTCAATTCTCACAAGTAATATCAGGGTCTAGATATCTGCATGTAATACAGGAAATACTTGCTCAAATTGCAAGTTATTCACTAGAGAATCTAGACCAGATGAGTTTTTCATCTGCTGGGTTCAAAATTGGAGCAGATATACCATCTGGTTCAAGTTACCCTAAGGAAGGGAGGATGTGCTTAATGGGTCCTGATGGATCCCCTAATGTGGATAGTGGATTCGAAGTTCGACTCGATCCAGCTCTGCAGAAACGAGCGCTGGAAGCAAAGAAGACACAACTACTGAGTCTACTACAAGTG GTTGATGACCGATATAACcaatgtttggatgagatacaCACAGTTGTATCTGCTTTCCATGCTGCAACTGAATTGGATCCTCGAATACACACTCGATTCGCTCTCCAAACGATCTCCTTCTTGTATAAAAGCCTTAGGGAGAGGATCAGTAACCAAATCCTTGCTATGGGAGCACATTTTGATAGTGGAGGTGCAAGAGAAACAGAAGGATCTCTTGAAACTTCCTATTTACATAAGCAATGGACTCTACAGCAACTGAAGAAAAAAGATCATCAGCTATGGAGGCCTCAGAGAGGCTTGCCAGAACGATCCGTCTCCGTGCTGCGTGCATGGATGTTTCAGAACTTCCTTCACCC ATACCCTAAAGATGCCGAGAAGCATTTGCTCGCAGTAAAAAGTGGACTAACAAGAAGTCAG GTTTCAAACTGGTTCATCAATGCTCGAGTTCGACTATGGAAACCGATGATTGAGGAAATGTATGCTGAGATGAACAGGAGGAAAGCTAGGCAAGATGAGGAAGGAACCAACAGCAATCACAGAAACCACATGATCAGCATCAACAATCTAAGATTTAATGTGAACCAAAGTTGA
- the LOC110604246 gene encoding protein NDL2 isoform X2 produces MHSPLRERGEAQRERKRKMVGSSDFVSVDMETLSLGGKEFPIKTSLGCISVSVYGDQDKPALITYPDLALNHISCFQGLFFCPEACSLLLHNFCIYHISPPGHELGAATSSPDDPVLTVDDLADQIAEILNYFGLGAVMCMGVTAGAYILTLFAMKYRQRVLGLILISPLCQAPSWTEWLCNKVICNLLYYYGMCGVVKEFLLKRYFSKEARGSAQVPESDIVQLLDERQSLNVSRFLEALNGRPDISEGLRKLHCRSLIFVGENSPFHSEALHMTSKLDRRYSALVEVQACGSMVTEEQPRAMLIPMEYFLMGYGMYKPPKLSVSPRSPLSPLCISAELLSPESMGLKLKPIKTRIHVDV; encoded by the exons ATGCATTCTCCattgagagagagaggagaagcacaaagagagagaaagaggaaAATGGTAGGTTCAAGCGATTTCGTCTCCGTTGACATGGAGACTCTCTCTCTCGGTGGAAAG GAGTTCCCTATAAAAACTTCCCTTGGTTGTATATCTGTCTCTGTATATGGAGACCAGGACAAGCCAGCACTCATTACTTATCCTGATTTAGCTCTAAATC ATATATCCTGCTTTCAAGGATTATTCTTTTGTCCTGAAGCATGTTCTTTGCTCCTCCATAACTTTTGCATATACCATATTAGTCCTCCTGGACATGAG TTAGGAGCTGCCACAAGTAGCCCTGATGATCCTGTTCTTACTGTTGATGATTTGGCAGACCAAATTGCTGAGATTCTCAACTATTTTGG ACTTGGGGCAGTTATGTGTATGGGTGTCACTGCTGGAGCTTACATTCTAACACTATTTGCT ATGAAATATAGGCAGCGTGTTCTTGGTTTGATACTTATTTCTCCCTTGTGCCAAGCACCCTCATGGACAGAATGGTTGTGCAATAAG GTAATCTGTAACTTACTATACTACTATGGCATGTGTGGAGTGGTGAAAGAGTTCTTGCTTAAGCGGTATTTCAGCAAG GAAGCTCGTGGTAGTGCTCAAGTACCAGAATCAGATATTGTCCAG CTGCTGGATGAAAGGCAGAGTTTGAATGTTTCGCGGTTCCTTGAAGCTTTAAATGG GAGACCAGACATTAGTGAAGGACTGAGAAAGCTACATTGTCGCTCCCTGATATTTGTTGGGGAGAACTCTCCATTTCACTCTGAGGCCCTTCACATGACATCAAAATTAGATAGAAGATACAGTGCCTTAGTCGAG GTTCAGGCATGTGGATCCATGGTGACAGAGGAGCAGCCCCGTGCCATGTTAATACCTATGGAGTACTTTCTAATGGGATACGGTATGTACAAACCACCTAAATTAAGTGTGAGCCCAAGAAGTCCTTTGAGTCCATTGTGCATTTCCGCTGAGCTCCTATCACCAGAAAGCATGGGCTTGAAGTTGAAACCAATAAAAACACGAATACATGTGGACGTTTGA
- the LOC110604065 gene encoding abscisic acid receptor PYL2: protein MEPNQSQPPQGLTQEEYAELKPLIDTYHKFEAAPNTCTSLITQLIGAPAQVVWPFVRSFDNPQKYKHFVKSCNMKGTGGIGSIRELTVVSGLPASTSTERLEILDDEKHILSFKVVGGEHRLNNYRSVTSVNEFSKEGKIYTIVLESYIVDIPEGNTGEDTKMFVDTVVKLNLQKLAVVAMASLDGHE from the coding sequence ATGGAACCTAACCAATCCCAGCCACCGCAAGGCCTGACCCAGGAAGAATATGCAGAGCTGAAGCCCTTAATAGACACATACCACAAATTTGAGGCGGCACCCAACACATGCACTTCTCTAATAACGCAACTCATTGGCGCACCAGCTCAAGTGGTGTGGCCTTTCGTTCGCAGCTTCGATAACCCACAAAAATACAAGCACTTCGTCAAGAGTTGCAATATGAAAGGCACTGGTGGAATCGGCAGCATAAGAGAGCTTACAGTAGTTTCTGGGCTACCAGCTTCTACGAGCACAGAAAGGCTAGAGATTTTGGACGATGAGAAGCATATATTAAGCTTTAAAGTGGTTGGCGGTGAGCACAGGCTGAATAATTATCGGTCGGTGACATCGGTTAATGAGTTTAGCAAGGAAGGGAAGATTTACACAATTGTTTTGGAATCTTATATAGTTGATATACCAGAAGGGAATACTGGCGAGGATACGAAAATGTTCGTAGATACTGTTGTGAAGTTGAATCTTCAAAAGTTGGCAGTTGTAGCAATGGCTTCTCTGGATGGACATGAATAA
- the LOC110604246 gene encoding protein NDL1 isoform X3 → MCLQEFPIKTSLGCISVSVYGDQDKPALITYPDLALNHISCFQGLFFCPEACSLLLHNFCIYHISPPGHELGAATSSPDDPVLTVDDLADQIAEILNYFGLGAVMCMGVTAGAYILTLFAMKYRQRVLGLILISPLCQAPSWTEWLCNKVICNLLYYYGMCGVVKEFLLKRYFSKQEARGSAQVPESDIVQLLDERQSLNVSRFLEALNGRPDISEGLRKLHCRSLIFVGENSPFHSEALHMTSKLDRRYSALVEVQACGSMVTEEQPRAMLIPMEYFLMGYGMYKPPKLSVSPRSPLSPLCISAELLSPESMGLKLKPIKTRIHVDV, encoded by the exons ATGTGCCTGCAGGAGTTCCCTATAAAAACTTCCCTTGGTTGTATATCTGTCTCTGTATATGGAGACCAGGACAAGCCAGCACTCATTACTTATCCTGATTTAGCTCTAAATC ATATATCCTGCTTTCAAGGATTATTCTTTTGTCCTGAAGCATGTTCTTTGCTCCTCCATAACTTTTGCATATACCATATTAGTCCTCCTGGACATGAG TTAGGAGCTGCCACAAGTAGCCCTGATGATCCTGTTCTTACTGTTGATGATTTGGCAGACCAAATTGCTGAGATTCTCAACTATTTTGG ACTTGGGGCAGTTATGTGTATGGGTGTCACTGCTGGAGCTTACATTCTAACACTATTTGCT ATGAAATATAGGCAGCGTGTTCTTGGTTTGATACTTATTTCTCCCTTGTGCCAAGCACCCTCATGGACAGAATGGTTGTGCAATAAG GTAATCTGTAACTTACTATACTACTATGGCATGTGTGGAGTGGTGAAAGAGTTCTTGCTTAAGCGGTATTTCAGCAAG CAGGAAGCTCGTGGTAGTGCTCAAGTACCAGAATCAGATATTGTCCAG CTGCTGGATGAAAGGCAGAGTTTGAATGTTTCGCGGTTCCTTGAAGCTTTAAATGG GAGACCAGACATTAGTGAAGGACTGAGAAAGCTACATTGTCGCTCCCTGATATTTGTTGGGGAGAACTCTCCATTTCACTCTGAGGCCCTTCACATGACATCAAAATTAGATAGAAGATACAGTGCCTTAGTCGAG GTTCAGGCATGTGGATCCATGGTGACAGAGGAGCAGCCCCGTGCCATGTTAATACCTATGGAGTACTTTCTAATGGGATACGGTATGTACAAACCACCTAAATTAAGTGTGAGCCCAAGAAGTCCTTTGAGTCCATTGTGCATTTCCGCTGAGCTCCTATCACCAGAAAGCATGGGCTTGAAGTTGAAACCAATAAAAACACGAATACATGTGGACGTTTGA